One genomic window of Micropterus dolomieu isolate WLL.071019.BEF.003 ecotype Adirondacks linkage group LG06, ASM2129224v1, whole genome shotgun sequence includes the following:
- the erich2 gene encoding glutamate-rich protein 2 isoform X1 — MSRLECLGKSSTGLQKQLAVEVTSAHADAHKPSDKVGKKRDTDKPRRLPPARALPASLQISCQQTQRSGFPRGDVLNTDECSPKEPIIHSSTPRVEEQGQSTAALDEELKMKELRKSQPPDTTVTGGMALAPPAVEPLPTHEVNGEEEQTEEEDVEDEDIRAPVELIMEFLRAVMDRDFQLASKLCQMILIYEPGNPEASEFLPLIQKKLLEEQEAEQSTEEDDPEDEEDEEDEEDDDDSESDEESSQSSSFSSSSPTDDDEEEKQVNRHKPCPPSHICP, encoded by the exons ATGAGCAG GTTAGAGTGTTTGGGGAAATCCTCCACTGGTTTACAGAAACAG TTGGCAGTAGAAGTCACCTCTGCTCATGCTGATGCACACAAGCCCAGCG ACAAAGtggggaaaaagagagacactGATAAACCTCG CAGGCTTCCTCCTGCCCGTGCACTGCCTGCTTCTCTACAG ATTTCTTGCCAGCAAACTCAAAGGTCTGGGTTTCCACGTGGGGATGTGCTGAATACAGACG AGTGCTCACCAAAGGAACCCATCATCCATTCATCAACACCAAG GGTTGAAGAACAAGGGCAGTCGACTGCAGCGCTTGATGAAGAGCTGAAAATGAAAGAGCTGAGAAAGTCACAGCCCCCAGACACAACAGTGACAG GAGGAATGGCACTTGCTCCCCCCGCAGTTGAGCCTCTTCCCACGCATGAGGTGAATGGGGAGGAAGAACAGACTGAGGAAGAGGATGTTGAGGATGAAGACATTAGGGCACCAGTGGAGCTGATAATGGAG TTCCTCAGAGCTGTGATGGACAGGGACTTTCAGCTGGCCAGCAAACTGTGTCAGATGA TTCTCATTTATGAACCAGGCAATCCTGAGGCCTCTGAGTTTCTCCCACTGATCCAGAAGAAGCTGTTGGAGG AGCAAGAGGCAGAGCAGAGCACTGAGGAAGATGACCCagaagatgaggaggatgaggaggatgaggaggacgaTGATGATTCTGAGAGTGATGAGGAGTCATCTCAGAGCTCAagcttctcctcttcttcaccaacagatgatgatgaagaagaaaagcaaGTGAACAGACACAAGCCATGTCCTCCTTCTCACATTTGCCCCTAA
- the erich2 gene encoding glutamate-rich protein 2 isoform X4, whose translation MSRLECLGKSSTGLQKQLAVEVTSAHADAHKPSDKVGKKRDTDKPRRLPPARALPASLQQTQRSGFPRGDVLNTDECSPKEPIIHSSTPRVEEQGQSTAALDEELKMKELRKSQPPDTTVTGGMALAPPAVEPLPTHEVNGEEEQTEEEDVEDEDIRAPVELIMEFLRAVMDRDFQLASKLCQMILIYEPGNPEASEFLPLIQKKLLEEQEAEQSTEEDDPEDEEDEEDEEDDDDSESDEESSQSSSFSSSSPTDDDEEEKQVNRHKPCPPSHICP comes from the exons ATGAGCAG GTTAGAGTGTTTGGGGAAATCCTCCACTGGTTTACAGAAACAG TTGGCAGTAGAAGTCACCTCTGCTCATGCTGATGCACACAAGCCCAGCG ACAAAGtggggaaaaagagagacactGATAAACCTCG CAGGCTTCCTCCTGCCCGTGCACTGCCTGCTTCTCTACAG CAAACTCAAAGGTCTGGGTTTCCACGTGGGGATGTGCTGAATACAGACG AGTGCTCACCAAAGGAACCCATCATCCATTCATCAACACCAAG GGTTGAAGAACAAGGGCAGTCGACTGCAGCGCTTGATGAAGAGCTGAAAATGAAAGAGCTGAGAAAGTCACAGCCCCCAGACACAACAGTGACAG GAGGAATGGCACTTGCTCCCCCCGCAGTTGAGCCTCTTCCCACGCATGAGGTGAATGGGGAGGAAGAACAGACTGAGGAAGAGGATGTTGAGGATGAAGACATTAGGGCACCAGTGGAGCTGATAATGGAG TTCCTCAGAGCTGTGATGGACAGGGACTTTCAGCTGGCCAGCAAACTGTGTCAGATGA TTCTCATTTATGAACCAGGCAATCCTGAGGCCTCTGAGTTTCTCCCACTGATCCAGAAGAAGCTGTTGGAGG AGCAAGAGGCAGAGCAGAGCACTGAGGAAGATGACCCagaagatgaggaggatgaggaggatgaggaggacgaTGATGATTCTGAGAGTGATGAGGAGTCATCTCAGAGCTCAagcttctcctcttcttcaccaacagatgatgatgaagaagaaaagcaaGTGAACAGACACAAGCCATGTCCTCCTTCTCACATTTGCCCCTAA
- the erich2 gene encoding glutamate-rich protein 2 isoform X3, with product MSRLECLGKSSTGLQKQLAVEVTSAHADAHKPSDKVGKKRDTDKPRRLPPARALPASLQISCQQTQRSGFPRGDVLNTDECSPKEPIIHSSTPRVEEQGQSTAALDEELKMKELRKSQPPDTTVTGMALAPPAVEPLPTHEVNGEEEQTEEEDVEDEDIRAPVELIMEFLRAVMDRDFQLASKLCQMILIYEPGNPEASEFLPLIQKKLLEEQEAEQSTEEDDPEDEEDEEDEEDDDDSESDEESSQSSSFSSSSPTDDDEEEKQVNRHKPCPPSHICP from the exons ATGAGCAG GTTAGAGTGTTTGGGGAAATCCTCCACTGGTTTACAGAAACAG TTGGCAGTAGAAGTCACCTCTGCTCATGCTGATGCACACAAGCCCAGCG ACAAAGtggggaaaaagagagacactGATAAACCTCG CAGGCTTCCTCCTGCCCGTGCACTGCCTGCTTCTCTACAG ATTTCTTGCCAGCAAACTCAAAGGTCTGGGTTTCCACGTGGGGATGTGCTGAATACAGACG AGTGCTCACCAAAGGAACCCATCATCCATTCATCAACACCAAG GGTTGAAGAACAAGGGCAGTCGACTGCAGCGCTTGATGAAGAGCTGAAAATGAAAGAGCTGAGAAAGTCACAGCCCCCAGACACAACAGTGACAG GAATGGCACTTGCTCCCCCCGCAGTTGAGCCTCTTCCCACGCATGAGGTGAATGGGGAGGAAGAACAGACTGAGGAAGAGGATGTTGAGGATGAAGACATTAGGGCACCAGTGGAGCTGATAATGGAG TTCCTCAGAGCTGTGATGGACAGGGACTTTCAGCTGGCCAGCAAACTGTGTCAGATGA TTCTCATTTATGAACCAGGCAATCCTGAGGCCTCTGAGTTTCTCCCACTGATCCAGAAGAAGCTGTTGGAGG AGCAAGAGGCAGAGCAGAGCACTGAGGAAGATGACCCagaagatgaggaggatgaggaggatgaggaggacgaTGATGATTCTGAGAGTGATGAGGAGTCATCTCAGAGCTCAagcttctcctcttcttcaccaacagatgatgatgaagaagaaaagcaaGTGAACAGACACAAGCCATGTCCTCCTTCTCACATTTGCCCCTAA
- the erich2 gene encoding glutamate-rich protein 2 isoform X5 produces MSRLECLGKSSTGLQKQLAVEVTSAHADAHKPSDKVGKKRDTDKPRLPPARALPASLQQTQRSGFPRGDVLNTDECSPKEPIIHSSTPRVEEQGQSTAALDEELKMKELRKSQPPDTTVTGGMALAPPAVEPLPTHEVNGEEEQTEEEDVEDEDIRAPVELIMEFLRAVMDRDFQLASKLCQMILIYEPGNPEASEFLPLIQKKLLEEQEAEQSTEEDDPEDEEDEEDEEDDDDSESDEESSQSSSFSSSSPTDDDEEEKQVNRHKPCPPSHICP; encoded by the exons ATGAGCAG GTTAGAGTGTTTGGGGAAATCCTCCACTGGTTTACAGAAACAG TTGGCAGTAGAAGTCACCTCTGCTCATGCTGATGCACACAAGCCCAGCG ACAAAGtggggaaaaagagagacactGATAAACCTCG GCTTCCTCCTGCCCGTGCACTGCCTGCTTCTCTACAG CAAACTCAAAGGTCTGGGTTTCCACGTGGGGATGTGCTGAATACAGACG AGTGCTCACCAAAGGAACCCATCATCCATTCATCAACACCAAG GGTTGAAGAACAAGGGCAGTCGACTGCAGCGCTTGATGAAGAGCTGAAAATGAAAGAGCTGAGAAAGTCACAGCCCCCAGACACAACAGTGACAG GAGGAATGGCACTTGCTCCCCCCGCAGTTGAGCCTCTTCCCACGCATGAGGTGAATGGGGAGGAAGAACAGACTGAGGAAGAGGATGTTGAGGATGAAGACATTAGGGCACCAGTGGAGCTGATAATGGAG TTCCTCAGAGCTGTGATGGACAGGGACTTTCAGCTGGCCAGCAAACTGTGTCAGATGA TTCTCATTTATGAACCAGGCAATCCTGAGGCCTCTGAGTTTCTCCCACTGATCCAGAAGAAGCTGTTGGAGG AGCAAGAGGCAGAGCAGAGCACTGAGGAAGATGACCCagaagatgaggaggatgaggaggatgaggaggacgaTGATGATTCTGAGAGTGATGAGGAGTCATCTCAGAGCTCAagcttctcctcttcttcaccaacagatgatgatgaagaagaaaagcaaGTGAACAGACACAAGCCATGTCCTCCTTCTCACATTTGCCCCTAA
- the erich2 gene encoding glutamate-rich protein 2 isoform X2 → MSRLECLGKSSTGLQKQLAVEVTSAHADAHKPSDKVGKKRDTDKPRLPPARALPASLQISCQQTQRSGFPRGDVLNTDECSPKEPIIHSSTPRVEEQGQSTAALDEELKMKELRKSQPPDTTVTGGMALAPPAVEPLPTHEVNGEEEQTEEEDVEDEDIRAPVELIMEFLRAVMDRDFQLASKLCQMILIYEPGNPEASEFLPLIQKKLLEEQEAEQSTEEDDPEDEEDEEDEEDDDDSESDEESSQSSSFSSSSPTDDDEEEKQVNRHKPCPPSHICP, encoded by the exons ATGAGCAG GTTAGAGTGTTTGGGGAAATCCTCCACTGGTTTACAGAAACAG TTGGCAGTAGAAGTCACCTCTGCTCATGCTGATGCACACAAGCCCAGCG ACAAAGtggggaaaaagagagacactGATAAACCTCG GCTTCCTCCTGCCCGTGCACTGCCTGCTTCTCTACAG ATTTCTTGCCAGCAAACTCAAAGGTCTGGGTTTCCACGTGGGGATGTGCTGAATACAGACG AGTGCTCACCAAAGGAACCCATCATCCATTCATCAACACCAAG GGTTGAAGAACAAGGGCAGTCGACTGCAGCGCTTGATGAAGAGCTGAAAATGAAAGAGCTGAGAAAGTCACAGCCCCCAGACACAACAGTGACAG GAGGAATGGCACTTGCTCCCCCCGCAGTTGAGCCTCTTCCCACGCATGAGGTGAATGGGGAGGAAGAACAGACTGAGGAAGAGGATGTTGAGGATGAAGACATTAGGGCACCAGTGGAGCTGATAATGGAG TTCCTCAGAGCTGTGATGGACAGGGACTTTCAGCTGGCCAGCAAACTGTGTCAGATGA TTCTCATTTATGAACCAGGCAATCCTGAGGCCTCTGAGTTTCTCCCACTGATCCAGAAGAAGCTGTTGGAGG AGCAAGAGGCAGAGCAGAGCACTGAGGAAGATGACCCagaagatgaggaggatgaggaggatgaggaggacgaTGATGATTCTGAGAGTGATGAGGAGTCATCTCAGAGCTCAagcttctcctcttcttcaccaacagatgatgatgaagaagaaaagcaaGTGAACAGACACAAGCCATGTCCTCCTTCTCACATTTGCCCCTAA
- the erich2 gene encoding glutamate-rich protein 2 isoform X7: protein MSRLECLGKSSTGLQKQLAVEVTSAHADAHKPSECSPKEPIIHSSTPRVEEQGQSTAALDEELKMKELRKSQPPDTTVTGGMALAPPAVEPLPTHEVNGEEEQTEEEDVEDEDIRAPVELIMEFLRAVMDRDFQLASKLCQMILIYEPGNPEASEFLPLIQKKLLEEQEAEQSTEEDDPEDEEDEEDEEDDDDSESDEESSQSSSFSSSSPTDDDEEEKQVNRHKPCPPSHICP, encoded by the exons ATGAGCAG GTTAGAGTGTTTGGGGAAATCCTCCACTGGTTTACAGAAACAG TTGGCAGTAGAAGTCACCTCTGCTCATGCTGATGCACACAAGCCCAGCG AGTGCTCACCAAAGGAACCCATCATCCATTCATCAACACCAAG GGTTGAAGAACAAGGGCAGTCGACTGCAGCGCTTGATGAAGAGCTGAAAATGAAAGAGCTGAGAAAGTCACAGCCCCCAGACACAACAGTGACAG GAGGAATGGCACTTGCTCCCCCCGCAGTTGAGCCTCTTCCCACGCATGAGGTGAATGGGGAGGAAGAACAGACTGAGGAAGAGGATGTTGAGGATGAAGACATTAGGGCACCAGTGGAGCTGATAATGGAG TTCCTCAGAGCTGTGATGGACAGGGACTTTCAGCTGGCCAGCAAACTGTGTCAGATGA TTCTCATTTATGAACCAGGCAATCCTGAGGCCTCTGAGTTTCTCCCACTGATCCAGAAGAAGCTGTTGGAGG AGCAAGAGGCAGAGCAGAGCACTGAGGAAGATGACCCagaagatgaggaggatgaggaggatgaggaggacgaTGATGATTCTGAGAGTGATGAGGAGTCATCTCAGAGCTCAagcttctcctcttcttcaccaacagatgatgatgaagaagaaaagcaaGTGAACAGACACAAGCCATGTCCTCCTTCTCACATTTGCCCCTAA
- the erich2 gene encoding glutamate-rich protein 2 isoform X6: MSRLECLGKSSTGLQKQLAVEVTSAHADAHKPSDKVGKKRDTDKPRRLPPARALPASLQISCQQTQRSGFPRGDVLNTDECSPKEPIIHSSTPRVEEQGQSTAALDEELKMKELRKSQPPDTTVTVEPLPTHEVNGEEEQTEEEDVEDEDIRAPVELIMEFLRAVMDRDFQLASKLCQMILIYEPGNPEASEFLPLIQKKLLEEQEAEQSTEEDDPEDEEDEEDEEDDDDSESDEESSQSSSFSSSSPTDDDEEEKQVNRHKPCPPSHICP, translated from the exons ATGAGCAG GTTAGAGTGTTTGGGGAAATCCTCCACTGGTTTACAGAAACAG TTGGCAGTAGAAGTCACCTCTGCTCATGCTGATGCACACAAGCCCAGCG ACAAAGtggggaaaaagagagacactGATAAACCTCG CAGGCTTCCTCCTGCCCGTGCACTGCCTGCTTCTCTACAG ATTTCTTGCCAGCAAACTCAAAGGTCTGGGTTTCCACGTGGGGATGTGCTGAATACAGACG AGTGCTCACCAAAGGAACCCATCATCCATTCATCAACACCAAG GGTTGAAGAACAAGGGCAGTCGACTGCAGCGCTTGATGAAGAGCTGAAAATGAAAGAGCTGAGAAAGTCACAGCCCCCAGACACAACAGTGACAG TTGAGCCTCTTCCCACGCATGAGGTGAATGGGGAGGAAGAACAGACTGAGGAAGAGGATGTTGAGGATGAAGACATTAGGGCACCAGTGGAGCTGATAATGGAG TTCCTCAGAGCTGTGATGGACAGGGACTTTCAGCTGGCCAGCAAACTGTGTCAGATGA TTCTCATTTATGAACCAGGCAATCCTGAGGCCTCTGAGTTTCTCCCACTGATCCAGAAGAAGCTGTTGGAGG AGCAAGAGGCAGAGCAGAGCACTGAGGAAGATGACCCagaagatgaggaggatgaggaggatgaggaggacgaTGATGATTCTGAGAGTGATGAGGAGTCATCTCAGAGCTCAagcttctcctcttcttcaccaacagatgatgatgaagaagaaaagcaaGTGAACAGACACAAGCCATGTCCTCCTTCTCACATTTGCCCCTAA